In a single window of the Botrytis cinerea B05.10 chromosome 10, complete sequence genome:
- the Bcelp3 gene encoding Bcelp3, which translates to MATTVDTMTLSDRQRKPKDPNLPPENERYLRACSDIASALVQDHESQQDPNAPRKDINLNSLRAKMSKRHRLSNIPPLTAIIAAIPEHYKKYILPKLIAKPIRSASGIAVVAVMCKPHRCPHIAYTGNICVYCPGGPDSDFEYSTQSYTGYEPTSMRAIRARYDPFEQARGRVDQIKSLGHSVDKVEYIIMGGTFMSLSESYRDGFISQLHNALSGYQGNNVDEAVQAGEMSNIKCVGITIETRPDYCLQPHLSAMLRYGCTRLEIGVQSLYEDVARDTNRGHTVASVAETFCLAKDAGFKVVSHMMPDLPNVGMERDLDQFREYFENPAFRTDGLKIYPTLVIRGTGLYELWRTGRYKNYTPNALIDIVARILALVPPWTRIYRVQRDIPMPLVTSGVENGNLRELALSRMKDFGTTCRDVRTREVGINEVKNKIRPSQVELVRRDYTANKGWETFLAYEDPKQDILIGLLRLRKCSKTHTFRPELTGQPTSIIRELHVYGSAVPVHARDPRKFQHQGYGTLLMEEAERIARNEHGSTKISVISGVGTRDYYRRLGYWLDGPYMSKMLPPKDDEDSDDDF; encoded by the exons ATGGCCACTACCGTCGATACAATGACATTGTCGGATAGGCAAAGAAAGCCAAAGGACCCTAATTTACCTCCAGAGAATGAACGATACTTGAGAGCATGTTCAGATATTGCTAGCGCATTGGTACAGGATCATGAATCTCAACAGGATCCAAATGCGCCGAGGAAGgatatcaatttgaatagTTTAAGGGCCAAAATGTCGAAACGTCACAGGCTCAGCAATATTCCACCATTGACTGCTATTATTGCCGCCATTCCAGAGCATTACAAGAAATATATCCTTCCAAAGTTAATCGCAAAACCAATTA GAAGTGCTTCTGGTATTGCGGTTGTCGCGGTTATGTGCAAACCACATCGATGTCCTCACATTGCCTACACAGGAAACATCTGTGTCTACTGTCCCGGTGGACCTGATTCCGATTTCGAATATTCTACACAATCATATACTGGTTATGAACCTACATCAATGAGAGCCATCCGAGCACGATACGATCCTTTTGAACAAGCTCGAGGAAGAGTAGATCAAATTAAATCGCTCGGCCACAGCGTCGACAAGGTAGAATACATTATTATGGGTGGTACTTTCATGTCATTATCTGAAAGTTACAGAGATGGTTTTATCTCCCAGCTACACAATGCGCTTAGTGGATATCAAGGAAATAATGTAGATGAAGCAGTTCAAGCTGGTGAGATGAGCAACATCAAATGTGTTGGTATCACAATCGAAACTCGTCCGGATTATTGTTTACAACCCCATTTATCTGCCATGCTAAGATATGGTTGCACCCGTTTGGAAATTGGTGTACAATCACTGTACGAGGATGTTGCTCGAGATACCAACAGAGGTCACACAGTGGCTTCAGTCGCAGAAACATTTTGTTTAGCGAAGGACGCTGGCTTCAAGGTTGTTAGTCATATGATGCCAGATTTACCCAATGTTGGAATGGAGAGAGATTTGGATCAATTTAGGGAATATTTCGAAAACCCCGCCTTCAGAACCGATGGTCTCAAAATTTACCCAACATTGGTCATTCGTGGAACTGGCTTATACGAACTCTGGAGAACTGGCAGGTACAAGAATTACACACCAAATGCCTTGATCGATATAGTTGCTCGAATCCTCGCTCTTGTACCACCGTGGACTCGTATTTATCGTGTCCAAAGAGATATTCCAATGCCTTTGGTCACATCTGGtgttgagaatggaaatctTCGAGAGCTTGCGTTGAGTAGAATGAAGGATTTTGGTACTACTTGTCGTGATGTTCGAACTCGTGAAGTCGGTATCAATGAGGTCAAGAATAAGATTCGTCCTTCTCAGGTTGAACTTGTTCGAAGAGATTATACCGCAAATAAAGGATGGGAGACATTTTTAGCATATGAAGATCCAAAGCAAGATATTCTTATTGGATTGCTTCGGTTAAGAAAGTGTTCTAAAACACACACCTTTAGACCCGAGCTTACTGGACAGCCTACCAGTATCATTCGTGAGCTTCACGTTTATGGTTCAGCTGTTCCAGTTCATGCTCGCGATCCAAGAAAGTTTCAACATCAAGGTTATGGTACATTACTCATGGAAGAAGCTGAAAGAATTGCCCGAAATGAACATGGAAGTACGAAGATAAGTGTCATCAGTGGTGTTGGTACAAGAGATTATTATCGAAGATTAGGTTATTGGTTGGATGGTCCTTACATGAGTAAGATGCTGCCACCAAAGGATGACgaggatagtgatgatgacttttga
- the Bcapm4 gene encoding Bcapm4: MLSGILIFNQKGENLIFRAFRNDCRPRLADVFRIQVISNAQVRSPILTLGSTTFSHVKHENIYLVAITKSNANAALVFEFLYRLIALGKGYFGKFDEEAVKNNFVLVYELLDEILDFGYPQNTETDTLKMYITTEGVKSERTMEDSAKITMQATGALSWRKADVKYRKNEAFVDVIEDVNLLMSATGTVLRADVNGQIVMRAYLSGTPECKFGLNDRLLLDGDSLSSLPSGNRMGTKATKAAAGSVTLEDCQFHQCVKLGKFDTDRIISFIPPDGEFELMRYRATENVNLPFKIHAIVNEVGKTKVEYSIAIRANYGSKLFATNVVVKIPTPLNTARITDRCTQGKAKYVPEENVIIWKIPRFTGQNEFVLSAEATLTSMTNQKAWSRPPLSLNFSLLMFTSSGLLVRYLKVFEKNNYSSVKWVRYMTRAGSYEIRF; this comes from the exons atgctGTCTGGCATATtgatcttcaatcaaaagggAGAGAACCTAATCTTTCGCGCATTCCGAAACGATTGTCGACCTCGACTCGCAGATGTCTTTCGAATTCAGGTCATCTCCAATGCACAAGTTCGTTCACCAATCCTTACTTTAGGAAGTACGACCTTCAGCCATGTCAAACAcgaaaatatatatttggtTGCAATTACCAAGAGCAATGCCAATGCTGCGCTGGTCTTTGAGTTCCTCTACAGATTGATTGCGCTGGGGAAAGGCTACTTCGGAAAGTTCGACGAAGAAGCGGTTAAGAACAACTTCGTCCTGGTATATGAACTTTTAGATG AAATCCTGGATTTTGGGTACCCTCAAAATACAGAGACAGATACACTAAAGATGTACATCACAACGGAAGGTGTCAAGTCGGAACGAACCATGGAAGACTCGGCGAAGATTACAATGCAAGCAACCGGAGCTTTATCATGGAGGAAAGCCGATGTCAAATACAGAAAGAATGAAGCATTTGTAGATGTCATTGAAGATGTGAATCTTTTGATGTCTGCTACAGGAACTGTTCTACGCGCTGATGTAAATGGTCAAATTGTCATGAGAGCATACCTTTCCGGAACACCAGAATGCAAGTTCGGACTTAATGATCGATTGTTGTTAGATGGTGATAGTCTTTCATCTCTACCATCTGGAAATCGTATGGGTACCAAGGCCACCAAAGCAGCAGCTGGTAGTGTTACACTGGAGGATTGCCAATTTCACCAATGTGTTAAGCTGGGGAAATTCGACACCGACAGAATTATTTCGTTCATACCTCCCGATGGAGAATTCGAACTCATGCGCTATCGCGCCACCGAAAATGTCAATCTGCCATTTAAAATCCATGCCATCGTGAATGAAGTTGGTAAAACAAAGGTCGAATACAGTATTGCAATTCGAGCAAATTATGGTAGCAAGCTATTCGCTACCAATGTCGTTGTTAAGATACCTACGCCTTTAAATACTGCTCGAATCACCGATCGATGTACGCaaggaaaagcaaaataTGTACCAGAGGAGAATGTTATTATATGGAAGATACCAAGATTTACTGGACAAAATGAATTTGTATTGAGCGCGGAAGCTACATTAACAAGCATGACGAACCAAAAGGCATGGTCAAGACCACCATTGAGTTTGAACTTTAGCTTGTTGATGTTTACAAGTTCAGGACTATTGGTTAGATATCTAAAGGTTTTCGAGAAGAATAATTACTCAAGTGTAAAATGGGTCAGATATATGACTAGAGCAGGGTCTTATGAGATACG GTTTTAA